One Thioclava electrotropha DNA segment encodes these proteins:
- a CDS encoding Maf family protein translates to MKLILGSASPRRRELLAQLGLDPFDVRPADIDETPLKGEAARDYVARMAREKAMALDVADDEVLLSADTTVTCGRRILGKPEDEKEAAEFLWLLSGRRHHVFTAVAMRTAQGLRERLVDTVVKFKPLSDEDVNGYLASGEWRGKAGGYAIQGRGGAFVPWIQGSFTAVVGLPLAETATLLASAGIRGDV, encoded by the coding sequence GTGAAGCTGATCCTCGGCTCGGCGAGCCCGCGACGGCGAGAGCTTCTGGCCCAGCTCGGGCTGGATCCTTTTGATGTGCGCCCCGCCGATATCGACGAGACGCCGCTGAAGGGCGAGGCCGCGCGCGACTATGTCGCCCGCATGGCCCGCGAGAAAGCGATGGCGCTCGATGTGGCCGATGACGAGGTGCTGCTGAGCGCCGATACCACGGTGACCTGCGGGCGCCGTATCTTGGGCAAACCCGAAGACGAGAAAGAAGCGGCGGAGTTTCTCTGGCTGCTCTCCGGGCGTCGGCACCATGTGTTCACCGCCGTGGCAATGCGCACGGCGCAGGGCCTGCGTGAGCGGCTTGTCGATACGGTGGTGAAGTTCAAACCGCTCAGCGACGAGGACGTGAACGGCTATCTCGCCTCGGGCGAATGGCGCGGCAAGGCGGGCGGCTACGCGATCCAGGGTCGCGGCGGCGCTTTCGTGCCGTGGATTCAAGGGTCGTTCACCGCTGTCGTGGGATTGCCATTAGCTGAAACCGCAACGCTGCTCGCAAGCGCGGGCATTCGAGGGGACGTATAA
- a CDS encoding ribonuclease E/G, with protein sequence MQGRVVLLDEIAGREAAALMVDGQIEDLIIDTPEEISFAPGAILRGTIGRQMKGQGGVFVDLPEGTRGFLKEVKGLAPGQTVICMVSGGTEPGKALPVTLRVLFKSRYAIVTPGAPGINVSRRIHEDDLRADLQAAAEAVMEGSDMGVILRSAAAHVSLEEVAEDVAAMRELAEAVTNDTEGGPELLVDAPDPHEEAWRDWAEPVPDEVIEGGFDDHGVTDAIEALLHPRVDLPGGAHLMIEPTRALIAVDVNTGNDTSPAAALKANIAAARELPRQLRLRGLGGQVVIDFAPMPKRDRQALEQQLRRSVKGEPETSLAGWTPLGNFEMQRKRDRVPLVRLLRGQNREAK encoded by the coding sequence ATGCAGGGGCGTGTGGTTCTGCTGGACGAGATCGCCGGTCGTGAAGCGGCGGCGCTGATGGTCGACGGGCAAATTGAAGACCTGATTATCGACACCCCGGAGGAGATCAGCTTCGCCCCCGGCGCGATCCTGCGCGGCACCATCGGCCGCCAGATGAAAGGGCAGGGCGGCGTCTTCGTCGATCTGCCCGAAGGCACGCGTGGCTTTCTGAAAGAGGTGAAGGGGCTCGCCCCCGGCCAAACCGTGATCTGCATGGTCTCCGGCGGCACCGAGCCCGGCAAGGCGCTGCCTGTGACGCTGCGGGTGCTGTTCAAGTCGCGCTACGCCATCGTCACTCCCGGCGCGCCCGGCATCAACGTCTCCCGGCGGATCCATGAAGACGATCTGCGCGCCGACCTGCAGGCAGCAGCCGAGGCGGTGATGGAAGGCTCGGATATGGGCGTGATCCTGCGCTCCGCCGCGGCCCATGTGTCGCTCGAAGAGGTGGCAGAGGATGTCGCCGCGATGCGCGAGCTGGCCGAGGCCGTGACTAACGATACTGAAGGCGGGCCGGAACTGCTCGTCGATGCGCCCGACCCGCATGAAGAAGCCTGGCGTGACTGGGCCGAACCCGTGCCCGACGAGGTGATCGAAGGCGGGTTCGACGACCACGGCGTCACCGACGCGATCGAAGCGCTCCTGCACCCGCGGGTCGACCTGCCGGGCGGGGCGCATCTGATGATCGAGCCGACCCGTGCCCTGATCGCGGTCGACGTCAATACCGGCAATGACACGTCGCCCGCCGCGGCGCTGAAGGCGAATATCGCCGCGGCCCGCGAATTGCCCCGTCAGCTGCGCCTGCGCGGCCTTGGAGGGCAGGTCGTGATCGACTTCGCCCCGATGCCCAAGCGCGACCGTCAGGCGCTGGAACAGCAGCTGCGCCGCTCCGTCAAAGGCGAGCCCGAGACGTCGCTGGCCGGCTGGACGCCGCTGGGCAATTTCGAGATGCAACGCAAGCGCGACCGCGTCCCGCTCGTGCGCCTTCTGCGGGGCCAAAACAGGGAGGCGAAATGA
- a CDS encoding TetR/AcrR family transcriptional regulator produces MTSEKKTENQRPRRKNMRGEEREKLIVTEAVRFFAESGFEGQTRELAKRMGVSHAVIYRHFESKDALIERVYEHVFLERWNPDWEQLVLEGGRSLQDRLTQFYIEYSERVFDYDWVRIFVSSGLKSYGLTERYLDIIRTKIIEPAAMELRASRQNAEDRAAPNTDEVELLWGLHGAVFYIAIRKFVYNMPLEIDVEATVRATVTNFFEGALHDTSPH; encoded by the coding sequence ATGACCTCGGAGAAAAAGACCGAAAATCAACGGCCGCGCCGCAAGAACATGCGCGGGGAGGAACGCGAAAAACTGATCGTCACCGAGGCGGTTCGGTTCTTCGCCGAATCGGGATTTGAGGGCCAGACACGCGAGCTGGCCAAGCGTATGGGCGTGTCCCACGCGGTCATCTACCGGCATTTCGAAAGCAAGGACGCACTGATCGAGCGCGTCTACGAGCATGTTTTTCTCGAACGCTGGAACCCGGACTGGGAGCAGCTGGTGCTCGAAGGCGGCCGTTCTCTTCAGGATCGCCTTACGCAATTCTACATCGAATACTCTGAACGGGTGTTCGACTATGACTGGGTTCGCATTTTCGTGTCGTCCGGGCTGAAGTCCTACGGGCTGACCGAACGCTACCTCGATATCATTCGAACGAAGATCATCGAACCGGCTGCGATGGAATTGCGCGCTTCCCGGCAAAACGCCGAAGACCGCGCTGCGCCGAACACCGACGAGGTCGAACTCCTCTGGGGGCTACACGGAGCGGTGTTCTACATCGCCATTCGAAAATTCGTCTACAACATGCCCTTGGAAATCGACGTCGAAGCAACTGTGCGCGCCACCGTGACGAATTTCTTCGAGGGCGCGCTTCACGACACTTCACCGCACTAA
- a CDS encoding DNA gyrase inhibitor YacG, with product MSCPICGKDADPKYRPFCSKRCADVDLARWLNGSYVIPGDIAEEEERAPTGPAGDDTPPGKPH from the coding sequence ATGAGCTGTCCGATCTGCGGTAAGGATGCCGACCCGAAATATCGCCCCTTCTGTTCGAAGCGTTGCGCCGATGTCGATCTGGCGCGCTGGCTGAACGGTTCCTACGTCATTCCCGGCGATATCGCCGAGGAAGAAGAGCGCGCGCCGACCGGTCCCGCAGGCGATGATACGCCCCCCGGCAAGCCGCACTGA
- the infA gene encoding translation initiation factor IF-1 — translation MAKEEMLEFPGVVKELLPNATFRVELENGHEIIAHMAGKMRKNRIRVLAGDKVQVEMNTYDLTKGRINYRFK, via the coding sequence ATGGCCAAGGAAGAAATGCTCGAATTTCCCGGTGTCGTGAAGGAACTCCTGCCTAACGCGACGTTTCGGGTCGAGCTGGAAAACGGCCATGAGATCATCGCGCATATGGCAGGCAAGATGCGTAAGAACCGCATCCGTGTTCTGGCAGGCGACAAGGTTCAGGTGGAAATGAACACCTACGACCTTACGAAGGGTCGTATCAACTACCGCTTCAAGTGA